A single genomic interval of Spinacia oleracea cultivar Varoflay chromosome 6, BTI_SOV_V1, whole genome shotgun sequence harbors:
- the LOC110790707 gene encoding probable U3 small nucleolar RNA-associated protein 11, with product MSSIRNAISKRAYKERSQPDSRKKFGILEKKKDYDIRAKEYHKKEDTLRRLKEKAANRNPDEFYFGMIRSNTINGVHRPESEANKHTPEELLLMKTQDRGYVLQKILSEKKKVEKLRAVLHSSDNRPSSKHVYFAEDSEEAKEIQSKSSRDGELRTSGSVPSAIMRKMKASYKELEAREKRVEDLERVYAEMALQKELQKKGRKRKLREDEIVSPTGRPVYKWRAERKR from the exons ATGTCTTCTATAAGAAATGCAATCTCGAAAAGAGCATATAAGGAGCGATCGCAACC GGATTCAAGGAAAAAGTTTGGGATCCTTGAAAAGAAAAAGGACTATGACATCCGTGCAAAAGAATACCACAAAAAGGAGGATACATTACGG AGACTCAAAGAAAAGGCGGCGAATAGGAACcctgatgaattttattttggcatgatCAGATCTAACACAATTAATGGAGTTCATAGACCAGA GAGCGAGGCAAACAAGCATACACCAGAAGAACTTTTGTTGATGAAGACACAAGACCGAGGATATGTGCTTCAGAAAATTCTAAgtgaaaaaa AGAAAGTGGAAAAGCTTAGAGCTGTGCTTCATTCTTCAGATAATCGACCCTCGAGCAAACACGTTTATTTTGCAGAAGACAG TGAAGAGGCGAAAGAGATACAATCAAAATCCTCAAGGGATGGAGAGCTTCGTACATCAGGGTCTGTACCTTCTGCTATCATGAG GAAGATGAAAGCTTCCTACAAGGAGTTGGAGGCAAGAGAGAAAAGAGTTGAAGATTTGGAGAGAGTCTATGCAGAGATGGCCTTGCAGAAAGAGCTACAG AAGAAGGGTAGGAAACGCAAGCTACGGGAAGATGAGATTGTTTCTCCCACCGGTAGGCCAGTTTACAAGTGGCGGGCAGAACGTAAACGATAA